GGTGAATCCGTTCTCATCGCTTATCTTTCGATTCTTGCCGAAGTAGATGTGATGACACTCCATATTCACCGTTGACCGGCAGAAGAAACATTCCTTCTCGACCTGCAATATCGACTTACTCATTGGCTTGCTTCTCTTTGATCGCTTTCGCAATATCCCACTTGATCGCCTTGTACTTGTCATCGCTCACGATCTTCTGCAAGCTCTTCATCGAGAATCGGCTCAACTCGCAATACTCGCCGTTCCCGCTTAGAACGTAAGTCTTGCCGCCTTCCTTCTTCCACGCCTGCTGTTCCTGCTGTTGTTCGCCTTTTGTTTCCCTTGCCTTGCTGTGCTGTGACGGATCATCGGCATCCTTCACATCATCGATACAGAAAAGCCCATTCAGCGCATATTTTCGCGCATAGCTTGACGCCGAACCTGTGATCTGCGACGCATCCATCCCGCTTTTGCTGTCCGCTTCTCTCGCGCACGCTTCTGCTTCGATAACATCGCCGTCACCTTCTAAATCGGTCAATAACGCTGTCGCCTTTACATAATACCGATCGCCAATCACGACGATCTCGTCTGTGATCGTCAATACCGCGTTGTACTTCTGGCACAGCGGCTTCACCGCCTCTAGAATATCTTCGCAGTTTCGGTAGTAGTACTTGCCGAAACTGTTATACTGCCCCTTCGGTGCTTTCAGCTCCATCTGGATCGCCTGCAGCTTCGTCATGATACCCGCCATCGTTTGCCTCCTCCTTCTCTGCTTTATCGACATAGCAGTACATCTCTACACCACACACATCTTTGCACAATCTGTCTCGGTTATCATATGCATATTTTCTTTTCGACTTCTCTTTGTCGAACGGGAAGTCTTCTTCGTAGAATTGCACGCCGATCGATTCACTATAACCAAGATTGATATATACACTCGTCGCTCCGATCTCTTTTGCCGCGATCTGCGCCGCTTTCAGATAGTCGATCATCTTGTCCATCATTTCTTCTCGGTACTGAACAACACACGCACGCATTTCATCTT
The nucleotide sequence above comes from Selenomonadales bacterium. Encoded proteins:
- a CDS encoding ERF family protein, which produces MAGIMTKLQAIQMELKAPKGQYNSFGKYYYRNCEDILEAVKPLCQKYNAVLTITDEIVVIGDRYYVKATALLTDLEGDGDVIEAEACAREADSKSGMDASQITGSASSYARKYALNGLFCIDDVKDADDPSQHSKARETKGEQQQEQQAWKKEGGKTYVLSGNGEYCELSRFSMKSLQKIVSDDKYKAIKWDIAKAIKEKQANE